CTTGGTGAATGCTTTGCAAAATCAACCCCAAAAGAGCCCATAGTAAGATTATCTTAGTTTTCCTTATATCAAAAAAGTACTTTCTGTAGTTTTTCAAAAGATTGTAGACAAAAATATGGGTAAGAATTGCCCGTTTTAAACGGCCGCCTGGTGAGCGGAAATGTTTGAACTTTAACCTGGGGGTTATTAAAAGCTTAGGCCCGAACTTTCTATATACAGCATAAGAGAAATCCTGATCTTCCCGATGAGAGTATAAAATCATACTTTCATCAAATTTTACGTGATCTATAAGACATCTTTTCATAAGTAATACTTCAGCACCCAAAAATTCGGCTCGGATGTCCGAATCCACTGCATAGGCCATTACCTTAGCCCCTGAAGGTAAGACAAACTGCTTATTTTTCTGATAGTGGTCAAGATAAAAGATTTTTCTAAGCATATTTTGGATTAGTGGAGGTCTTATCTTTCTATCTTCGACTCCCGCAACAATAAGGGCATCTTCCTCGTGCAATATTTTAAATCCTTCCGAAGCAAATTCTGGTGGTATATAAACATCATCATCAATCATCAACACAAGTGGAAAGGAAGCATTATAGAGCCCATTGTTTCTCTGTACTGAAATTCCGCGCTTATTAGAAGTTATAAGTCTAATATTCTCCGTTGGGTATTCTTCCCTTAATTTTTCGAAAGTTTCCTGC
This DNA window, taken from bacterium, encodes the following:
- a CDS encoding glycosyltransferase family 2 protein — translated: MNYSAVIPTYKRGSELRRCVNNLLHQTLKPAEIIISAVEGDKETQETFEKLREEYPTENIRLITSNKRGISVQRNNGLYNASFPLVLMIDDDVYIPPEFASEGFKILHEEDALIVAGVEDRKIRPPLIQNMLRKIFYLDHYQKNKQFVLPSGAKVMAYAVDSDIRAEFLGAEVLLMKRCLIDHVKFDESMILYSHREDQDFSYAVYRKFGPKLLITPRLKFKHFRSPGGRLKRAILTHIFVYNLLKNYRKYFFDIRKTKIILLWALLGLILQSIHQAIKNRNWSIFIETVNAVFSVINKWNHIKRGDFSPLYGKLSK